A window of the Eulemur rufifrons isolate Redbay chromosome 6, OSU_ERuf_1, whole genome shotgun sequence genome harbors these coding sequences:
- the LOC138384938 gene encoding olfactory receptor 4C46-like, which translates to MNQEFIEIKEIRMNVTGFILMGLTQNPQTQRILFLVLLITYIVTVLGNWLIVVTIICSQTLDSPVYFFLVFFSLIDACYSSSIIPKMLADLLSETKAISFNGCMTQLFVEHFLGASEIVLLVVLVYDRYVAIYRPLHYVTKMGHHICCLLVGVSWTVDFLHSIGKILVTFWLPFCGPNIMDHFMCDIFPLIQLACTDTFLVGLLVAANGGLIPVITFVSLLISYVFILCSLKTHSSVGRKNALSTCDSHITVVILFFVPCIFMYLQPVATFPMDKAIAVFYTLVTPMLNTVIYTVRNAELKNAFRML; encoded by the coding sequence cattgaaataaaagaaatcagaatgaaTGTGACTGGATTCATTCTAATGGGACTCACGCAGAATCCTCAAACGCAGAGAATTCTATTTTTGGTGTTACTTATCACCTACATTGTCACTGTCCTAGGAAACTGGCTCATTGTGGTTACCATAATCTGTAGCCAGACTTTGGACTCCCCAgtgtatttcttcctggttttcttctctttgataGATGCATGCTATTCCTCTTCCATAATCCCTAAAATGCTAGCTGACTTGCTCTCTGAGACAAAAGCTATCTCCTTCAATGGCTGTATGACACAGCTCTTCGTTGAACATTTCTTAGGTGCTTCAGAGATTGTCCTCCTGGTGGTCCTGGtctatgaccgctatgtggccatctatAGACCTCTGCACTATGTGACCAAGATGGGCCACCACATATGCTGTCTTCTGGTGGGGGTGTCTTGGACAGTAGATTTTCTGCACTCTATCGGGAAGATTTTAGTTACTTTCTGGCTCCCATTCTGTGGCCCCAACATCATGGATCACTTCATGTGTGACATTTTCCCACTGATACAACTGGCCTGCACTGACACTTTCCTTGTTGGTCTCCTGGTTGCTGCCAATGGTGGGCTAATCCCTGTGATCACCTTTGTGTCATTGTTGATATCCTATGTGTTCATCCTGTGCTCCTTGAAGACTCACAGCTCTGTGGGGAGGAAAAATGCCCTTTCCACCTGTGACTCCCACATCACagttgttattttattctttgtgccCTGTATTTTTATGTATCTGCAACCAGTAGCCACCTTTCCCATGGATAAAGCCATAGCAGTGTTTTATACTCTCGTCACTCCCATGTTAAATACAGTTATCTACACAGTAAGGAATGCAGAGTTAAAAAATGCATTCAGAATGTTATGA